One genomic region from Deltaproteobacteria bacterium encodes:
- a CDS encoding type II toxin-antitoxin system Phd/YefM family antitoxin — MPRMTMTAARRDLPEAVNKLVYGNGEPIVLSRRGKDLAAIVRIEDLKLIEELEDRMLSEKAKRSLKEKGRIPWGKIKKDLGL, encoded by the coding sequence ATGCCCAGAATGACGATGACAGCAGCCCGCCGGGATCTCCCGGAGGCGGTTAACAAGCTGGTGTACGGAAACGGGGAACCGATCGTTCTGTCCCGTCGCGGGAAAGATCTTGCGGCGATCGTCCGGATCGAGGATCTGAAGCTCATCGAAGAGCTCGAGGACCGGATGCTATCGGAAAAGGCGAAGAGATCCCTCAAGGAGAAGGGGAGAATCCCCTGGGGGAAGATCAAGAAGGATCTTGGGCTCTAA